A genomic region of Planococcus kocurii contains the following coding sequences:
- a CDS encoding S-layer homology domain-containing protein encodes MKKNVVSILIALLFLLPVSSVQAHHFPDLSKYHFAYYSIHNLSKAGILNGYSNGKFGPNDNVTRAQAALILAKTLKIDLNTKFKPAFTDVPTTHYAYKEIAALTEKGVFADATKFNPDNPLPRAQMAKIVVAGFDITVDANDEISFKDVPLTHWAHSYIVTMAEVNITRGITTATFQPETLVTRAQLAAFIERSIQFSERVNAKTITYDKAKKAYSGVTSVAYDTIAMVNEIRQAAGAGKLQEDSALTKIAQLKAEDMARNNYFAHSSPTYGLPWEMAIDLGYPTNQVGENLASGYITANETVDAWMESSGHKDNLLLKSYTVIGVGYTEDSDGFPYWVHIVCD; translated from the coding sequence ATGAAAAAAAATGTTGTTTCGATACTAATCGCTCTCTTATTTTTACTTCCTGTCTCATCTGTTCAAGCTCACCACTTTCCGGACTTGTCAAAATATCATTTTGCTTATTATTCAATCCATAATTTATCCAAAGCGGGAATTTTAAATGGGTACAGTAACGGAAAATTTGGTCCTAATGATAATGTGACTAGAGCACAAGCAGCACTAATCTTAGCTAAAACCTTAAAAATCGATTTGAACACAAAGTTCAAACCCGCATTCACAGATGTACCAACTACTCACTATGCCTATAAAGAAATTGCCGCTTTAACTGAAAAAGGCGTATTTGCGGATGCTACGAAATTTAATCCAGACAATCCTTTACCAAGAGCGCAAATGGCAAAAATTGTAGTAGCAGGTTTTGATATTACGGTAGATGCTAACGATGAAATTAGTTTTAAAGATGTTCCCTTAACGCATTGGGCACATTCTTATATAGTGACGATGGCGGAAGTTAATATTACCAGAGGGATAACAACAGCAACGTTTCAGCCAGAGACGTTAGTAACACGCGCACAATTGGCTGCTTTTATTGAACGGTCTATTCAATTCTCAGAACGTGTCAATGCAAAAACGATTACTTACGACAAGGCAAAAAAAGCATATTCAGGTGTGACATCAGTTGCTTACGACACCATCGCAATGGTCAATGAAATCAGACAAGCAGCAGGTGCAGGAAAGCTACAGGAAGACTCAGCTTTGACCAAAATTGCTCAACTAAAAGCAGAAGACATGGCGCGCAATAATTATTTTGCCCATAGCTCTCCAACTTATGGCTTGCCGTGGGAAATGGCAATTGATTTAGGTTACCCAACCAATCAAGTAGGCGAAAATTTGGCGAGTGGGTACATAACTGCAAACGAAACAGTGGATGCATGGATGGAGTCTTCAGGCCATAAAGACAATCTTTTATTAAAATCGTATACAGTAATTGGCGTAGGGTATACGGAAGATTCAGATGGATTCCCTTATTGGGTGCATATTGTATGCGATTAG
- a CDS encoding alanine/glycine:cation symporter family protein: MDAFLDGITWFVDNVNTLLWTYILIALLMGLGLYFTIRTKFVQVRLFGEMFRVITEKKDGDSGVSAFQAFTISTASRVGTGNITGVALAIAIGGPGAVFWMWMVAIIGMATAFIESTLAQVYKVRDGEQFRGGPAYYMEKALGNRKLGIVFAILLTLAFGFIFNSVQSNTIAQSFEDVFNIPDWSVGLGLVLLTAVVIFGGVKRIASVTQIVVPIMATVYIIVALYIVIMNFTEIPAVFSLIMKSAFGLEEAVGGGIGAAIMQGVRRGLFSNEAGMGSVPNAAASANVSHPAKQGLVQSLGVFFDTIVICSATAFIIILAGLYSTSEKEGILLTQASLDVHLGSWAPYFLAIAILFFAFSSIIGNYYYGETNIEFINAHSGWLMAYRFGVLAMVMFGALAQVQLVWNMADLFMGFMAVLNLVVIALLGKTAFKVLDDYTEQRKAGKNPVFFAKNIPGLKNTECWGEGESRHE; encoded by the coding sequence ATGGATGCTTTTTTAGATGGGATCACGTGGTTCGTTGATAACGTCAATACTTTACTGTGGACATACATATTAATTGCATTACTGATGGGCCTCGGCCTTTATTTCACCATTCGTACCAAATTCGTCCAAGTTCGCTTGTTTGGCGAGATGTTCCGAGTGATTACTGAGAAAAAAGACGGGGACAGCGGCGTATCTGCTTTCCAAGCTTTTACCATCTCAACTGCATCACGTGTAGGAACTGGGAACATCACTGGTGTCGCTTTGGCAATTGCCATTGGGGGACCTGGAGCTGTTTTTTGGATGTGGATGGTCGCGATTATCGGAATGGCTACTGCATTCATCGAAAGTACATTGGCTCAAGTTTACAAAGTTCGTGACGGTGAACAATTCCGTGGCGGTCCCGCTTATTATATGGAAAAAGCGTTGGGTAACCGCAAATTAGGAATCGTTTTTGCGATTCTCTTAACGTTGGCGTTTGGATTTATCTTCAACTCGGTTCAATCAAACACCATCGCGCAATCATTTGAAGATGTCTTCAATATTCCCGATTGGTCGGTTGGATTGGGACTTGTTCTTTTGACAGCGGTCGTTATTTTCGGTGGCGTTAAACGAATCGCCAGTGTCACACAAATAGTCGTACCGATCATGGCAACTGTGTACATCATTGTGGCCTTGTATATTGTCATCATGAATTTTACTGAAATTCCGGCTGTCTTTAGTTTGATTATGAAAAGTGCTTTCGGCTTAGAAGAAGCAGTAGGCGGCGGTATTGGTGCAGCCATCATGCAAGGTGTTCGTCGGGGATTATTTTCCAACGAAGCCGGTATGGGTTCTGTACCGAACGCCGCAGCATCTGCCAACGTTTCGCATCCAGCGAAGCAAGGACTTGTTCAAAGTTTAGGTGTATTCTTCGATACAATCGTTATTTGTTCGGCAACAGCTTTTATCATCATCTTAGCCGGACTGTATTCAACGAGTGAAAAAGAAGGAATTCTTTTGACACAGGCTTCACTAGATGTCCACTTAGGTAGCTGGGCGCCCTACTTTTTAGCAATTGCTATTTTGTTCTTTGCCTTTAGTTCAATTATTGGTAATTATTATTACGGTGAAACGAATATTGAATTTATCAATGCGCATAGCGGTTGGTTAATGGCTTACCGTTTTGGTGTCTTGGCGATGGTCATGTTCGGTGCACTCGCTCAAGTTCAATTGGTTTGGAATATGGCTGATCTGTTCATGGGCTTCATGGCCGTACTCAATTTGGTCGTCATTGCGCTGCTTGGCAAAACGGCTTTCAAGGTACTCGACGATTATACAGAACAACGGAAAGCTGGAAAAAATCCAGTATTCTTTGCGAAAAACATTCCCGGTTTAAAAAACACAGAATGTTGGGGTGAAGGTGAAAGCCGTCACGAATAA
- a CDS encoding 5'-nucleotidase C-terminal domain-containing protein gives MTNVLQNKKFIASAIAVTMVASAVSTVSADTTKFQDVSDRYMKAVNFLVENGITNGISETHYGTAENIKRQDAAVMIARAIGFNSNQDFNDSGFTDVPASAKWAVDALVQAGIVHGKTAKRFGSTDLLTRDELSKILAGAAQYDIDDKVTKTQFTDVNAKFAKYVDALLKNGITVGKSETQYGSEFNLTRGEMALFIFRAKEDLKRELFSMSLMHTNDTHARLASAPKRVSAVKEFRAKNPDALLLDAGDVFSGTLYFNEFTGEPDVKMMNLMGYDAMTFGNHEFDLGSSDEGHQALKDFVTAATFPFLSANTDFSKNPLFEGLFQAKIPTKADSGNIYSGMVKEINGEKVGIFGLTTEDTAAISSPGDITFSNYIDEAQKMVDEFEKMGIDKVVALTHIGFDDNAAVDNDQELAKAVEGIDVIVGGHTHTKLTNPVLVNKFEAPTIIVQTGQYGDSLGTLNVEFDEHGEVYAYGGELIKIEAQAEDAEALKILKPYTDRVKEIEEEETAAVAVSALLNPRSGDEGNTTGASVRSNETPLGNIITDGMLAKARTFSPETVMAFQNGGGIRSGINAGPITVGEVITVLPFGNTLATMDLTGAEIKQAFEISVGQYPNENGGFLHVAGAEIRFDASKPAGSKIVSITFVDANGVKTPLVDSTTYKVATNAFTAKGGDGYDVLAKAYAEGRAIDLGISDWINFQEELERIGQITPKVEGRIVEINTPQ, from the coding sequence ATGACAAATGTCTTACAGAACAAAAAATTCATCGCTTCGGCAATCGCTGTAACAATGGTGGCTTCCGCAGTTTCAACCGTATCAGCGGATACGACGAAATTTCAAGATGTTTCCGACCGTTACATGAAAGCGGTTAATTTTTTAGTTGAAAATGGCATTACCAATGGTATTTCTGAAACACATTACGGTACGGCGGAAAATATAAAAAGACAAGATGCAGCTGTAATGATTGCGCGGGCAATAGGATTTAATTCAAATCAAGATTTTAACGATTCCGGATTTACAGACGTTCCGGCTTCAGCCAAATGGGCTGTAGATGCTTTAGTACAAGCAGGTATTGTTCACGGGAAAACAGCAAAACGCTTTGGTTCAACAGATTTGCTGACACGAGACGAACTGTCGAAAATCTTGGCAGGCGCTGCACAATACGATATAGATGACAAAGTAACAAAAACACAATTTACTGATGTTAACGCCAAATTTGCAAAATACGTAGACGCATTACTTAAAAATGGCATTACAGTAGGAAAATCTGAAACGCAATACGGTTCAGAATTCAATCTAACACGTGGCGAAATGGCCTTGTTTATTTTCCGAGCAAAAGAAGATTTGAAGAGAGAGTTATTCTCGATGTCTTTGATGCATACAAATGATACACATGCTCGCTTAGCGTCAGCCCCTAAACGCGTATCGGCTGTGAAGGAATTCCGAGCAAAAAATCCGGATGCTTTATTGCTAGATGCTGGAGATGTATTTTCTGGAACGTTGTATTTTAACGAGTTCACAGGTGAACCGGATGTTAAAATGATGAATTTAATGGGCTATGATGCCATGACTTTCGGAAACCATGAGTTTGACTTAGGTTCTTCTGATGAAGGACATCAGGCATTAAAAGATTTCGTCACAGCTGCCACATTCCCATTCTTATCTGCCAATACAGATTTTTCGAAGAATCCGTTGTTTGAAGGCTTGTTCCAAGCAAAAATTCCAACAAAAGCAGATTCGGGAAATATTTATTCCGGTATGGTGAAGGAAATTAATGGCGAAAAAGTAGGGATATTTGGTCTTACAACAGAAGATACAGCTGCTATTTCCAGCCCGGGCGATATCACGTTCTCAAATTACATCGATGAAGCTCAAAAAATGGTAGACGAATTTGAAAAAATGGGAATTGATAAAGTAGTCGCTCTGACGCACATTGGATTTGATGACAACGCTGCCGTAGATAACGATCAAGAATTAGCAAAAGCAGTCGAAGGAATTGACGTCATTGTAGGAGGGCATACGCATACAAAGTTAACTAATCCTGTCTTGGTGAATAAGTTTGAGGCGCCAACAATTATTGTTCAAACGGGACAATACGGCGATAGTTTAGGAACCTTGAATGTGGAATTTGATGAGCATGGCGAAGTGTATGCATATGGCGGCGAGTTGATCAAAATTGAGGCGCAAGCTGAAGATGCAGAAGCGCTGAAAATCCTTAAACCTTATACAGACAGAGTAAAAGAAATTGAAGAAGAAGAAACGGCAGCAGTTGCTGTATCGGCTCTCCTCAATCCACGATCGGGTGATGAAGGCAATACAACTGGAGCTAGCGTGCGCAGTAACGAGACACCATTAGGCAATATTATTACGGACGGCATGCTGGCAAAAGCAAGAACTTTTAGTCCAGAAACTGTAATGGCTTTCCAAAATGGTGGCGGGATTCGCTCTGGGATTAACGCGGGACCAATTACAGTGGGAGAAGTCATCACTGTATTACCATTTGGCAACACATTAGCGACAATGGATTTAACAGGTGCTGAAATCAAACAAGCATTTGAAATCAGTGTAGGTCAGTATCCAAACGAAAATGGCGGATTCTTGCATGTGGCTGGAGCCGAAATTCGTTTTGATGCATCAAAACCTGCCGGATCGAAAATTGTGTCAATTACGTTTGTTGATGCGAACGGAGTCAAAACACCTTTAGTAGATTCAACAACATACAAAGTGGCTACTAATGCCTTTACAGCTAAAGGCGGAGATGGTTATGACGTGTTAGCGAAAGCCTACGCTGAAGGTCGCGCGATTGATTTGGGCATCTCAGATTGGATTAACTTCCAAGAAGAGTTAGAGCGGATTGGTCAAATCACACCTAAAGTTGAAGGACGTATTGTAGAAATTAACACACCTCAATAA
- a CDS encoding N-acetylmuramoyl-L-alanine amidase: protein MKKWIILLCIALISSVIVPNSHVEASGNFQDIGDSHRAVTEISYLVNKNIINGVTSTHFVPDREVTRGEAAAMIGRSLGLNGTKRDTGFKDVGAGNMASGYIVELVNKKVISGYSDGTFRPNAKLNRGEMAILINRAFNLGGTNSSNSAQILMDKGIAQGMTDGSFGTNVTIIRSDFAVFLARTLNADFRVQSGDTSIFKTTQYVNVGSTTLNMRSKPQITNSPSNVIAKLTHGQAVSVASYTGNWAYIKVNNLKGYVDKSYLQSKKPSAVLPILPPAAGNDITVIIDPGHGGSDPGADGFGFLEKNVVLNVGNHMKAYFDKTAIQVKMTRTGDTFPSLTERAQFAGKYGGDLFVSIHANAFNNSANGQESFYYSSRAATNPYTNQSKALSIYMLGRMQEAWPLVNRGVKKGNLAVLRQNTVPATLVEMGFIDSATDIKYIQSETHRKNMGRALFLATLDYYYHYEGRTDLAQYYSVAGSSPSKRLH from the coding sequence TTGAAAAAGTGGATAATTTTACTATGTATAGCACTCATTTCTTCAGTAATAGTCCCTAACAGTCATGTGGAAGCAAGTGGAAATTTTCAAGATATTGGGGATAGTCACCGTGCTGTAACTGAAATATCTTATTTGGTGAACAAGAACATCATCAACGGTGTAACGTCAACTCACTTTGTGCCTGATAGAGAAGTGACAAGAGGAGAAGCTGCTGCAATGATTGGCAGATCTTTAGGGTTGAATGGTACGAAACGTGATACGGGCTTTAAGGATGTTGGAGCTGGCAACATGGCTTCAGGTTATATCGTGGAACTTGTTAATAAAAAAGTAATTAGCGGCTATAGCGATGGAACGTTCCGTCCGAATGCTAAGTTAAATCGTGGTGAAATGGCAATTTTAATCAATCGTGCTTTTAATCTCGGAGGCACCAATTCATCAAACTCTGCTCAGATTCTCATGGATAAAGGAATTGCACAAGGAATGACAGATGGCAGCTTTGGAACGAACGTTACAATTATTCGTTCAGACTTTGCTGTATTCTTAGCAAGAACACTCAATGCGGATTTCCGTGTACAGAGTGGAGATACCTCTATTTTTAAAACAACACAATACGTGAATGTAGGATCGACTACATTGAATATGCGCTCTAAACCACAAATTACCAATTCGCCTTCAAATGTTATTGCGAAACTTACACACGGACAAGCAGTAAGTGTTGCAAGTTACACTGGCAACTGGGCATATATTAAAGTCAATAACCTTAAAGGATATGTTGACAAATCCTATTTACAATCAAAAAAACCATCTGCTGTACTGCCGATTCTTCCCCCAGCAGCTGGCAATGATATCACAGTAATTATTGATCCCGGGCACGGTGGTAGTGACCCAGGAGCAGATGGTTTTGGATTTTTAGAAAAAAACGTTGTGCTAAATGTTGGCAATCACATGAAAGCTTATTTCGACAAGACGGCGATTCAAGTGAAAATGACGCGGACAGGTGATACATTCCCGAGTTTAACGGAACGCGCTCAATTTGCTGGGAAATACGGCGGCGATTTATTTGTTAGTATTCATGCCAATGCTTTCAACAACTCGGCTAATGGACAAGAGTCGTTTTACTATAGTTCAAGAGCTGCAACAAATCCTTATACAAATCAGTCTAAAGCGCTGTCTATCTATATGCTTGGTAGAATGCAAGAAGCTTGGCCGTTAGTTAATCGCGGAGTAAAAAAAGGCAATTTAGCCGTATTGCGTCAAAATACAGTGCCTGCCACTTTAGTTGAAATGGGCTTTATTGACAGTGCAACAGATATTAAATACATTCAATCAGAAACTCATCGTAAAAATATGGGCAGAGCCTTATTCTTAGCCACTCTGGATTACTACTATCATTACGAAGGACGCACGGATTTAGCTCAGTATTACAGTGTAGCTGGATCTTCACCAAGTAAACGACTTCACTAA
- a CDS encoding C40 family peptidase: MKNRILLIMMMVLLFSVVSPFLSTEAKATAPDDIASYALKFKGTPYKFGGTTTAGFDCSGYILHVFKNFGISLPRTSAEQFNVGTPVSKSNLQEGDLVFFANTYKPGISHTGIYLGDGDVISAESKGVAISNLDTNPYWGPKYAGAKRLSGATSVTPPIQAVLPPVTDGEFVDVAATHPAYKAIKSLNTSGIINGFEKQDFRPNESITRGQAAAMVNRVLQLEPSGAVKFTDVSTTHRFAKDIAAMNQSGIILGYTNGAYGVDDTLTKTQLAVILDRAFKMSESSKAQASTSSVKYLDIPSTFWAHKPIVTLKAIDQTTVFQTSRYYESKNANRSEFAAGLYSAMRVK; the protein is encoded by the coding sequence TTGAAGAATCGCATATTGCTAATAATGATGATGGTACTACTATTTTCAGTAGTCAGTCCGTTTTTATCTACTGAAGCTAAGGCAACAGCACCAGACGATATTGCCAGTTATGCTCTTAAATTTAAAGGAACACCTTACAAATTTGGTGGCACTACTACAGCGGGATTCGATTGTTCAGGTTATATCCTGCATGTATTCAAAAATTTCGGTATTTCGTTACCAAGAACGTCAGCAGAACAATTTAATGTAGGGACACCTGTTTCGAAGAGTAACCTTCAAGAAGGTGACCTAGTATTCTTTGCCAATACATATAAGCCGGGAATTTCTCATACAGGTATTTATTTGGGAGACGGCGACGTAATTTCAGCAGAAAGTAAAGGTGTAGCAATTTCGAACCTTGATACAAATCCTTACTGGGGCCCTAAATACGCGGGTGCCAAACGCTTAAGTGGTGCAACAAGTGTTACGCCACCTATTCAAGCGGTGTTGCCACCAGTAACAGATGGTGAATTTGTAGATGTGGCTGCGACGCATCCAGCTTATAAAGCGATTAAATCATTAAATACTTCTGGAATTATTAATGGTTTTGAAAAGCAGGACTTCCGTCCAAATGAATCAATCACGCGTGGGCAAGCAGCAGCTATGGTGAATCGTGTGTTGCAACTTGAACCATCAGGCGCTGTTAAGTTCACAGATGTTTCAACGACACATCGTTTTGCAAAAGACATTGCAGCGATGAATCAGTCAGGAATTATACTCGGGTACACAAATGGCGCATACGGCGTAGATGATACGTTAACAAAAACGCAATTGGCAGTTATTTTAGATCGTGCCTTTAAAATGTCTGAGTCCAGCAAAGCACAAGCGAGTACATCGTCTGTAAAATATTTAGATATTCCTTCAACATTCTGGGCGCACAAGCCTATCGTTACCCTTAAAGCAATTGATCAAACAACGGTTTTCCAAACATCAAGATATTATGAGTCCAAAAATGCAAATCGGTCAGAATTTGCAGCTGGGTTATACAGTGCAATGAGAGTAAAGTAA